The sequence below is a genomic window from Mytilus edulis chromosome 2, xbMytEdul2.2, whole genome shotgun sequence.
gtgagaggtttagctagctataaaaccagatttaatccaccttTTACTACtttagaaaatgcatgtaccaagacagttatatgacatttgttttccgttcgtttgatgtgttctagtttttgatattgccatttgataagggacattTCGATTTGCATTTtgcttggagttcggtatttttgttattttacttttcacaactCTAAACAGCTTTATGTGTTGTATTTTTATCATAATTATGTACAAACTATATATAAGGATTATTGTATTGTACATGTGTTTTGCAGTTTTTCAATGACTGCATGTCAGACTTTGTATTCGGAACCATGACAAAAAGAaacttgtaattcagtggttgtcgtttattgctgtatatcacattttttttcgttcattattttgtacatagatCTAGCCGTTAatgttttcgtttgaattgttttacatttgtcaattcgaAGACCTATATAATAGCTAAAAAATTAGGTATGAGTTTTACTCATTGTGGAAGGTGTACGGTGATCTATAGAGTGCTATTTTCTTTGTCTTTGCAATTGGTCTtgtgtgaagagttgtctcattggtaatcatactatattttcttattcttatatgTTTGAAATATGGGAAGCGCAGTTTAAGAAATCGTTGTTTGGCGAAAGCGAGTAGATTTGTGCCACGCAAATAATGCTAAGCAATCATGCGCCGGTTCACCAAGCCACACAGCAATCTTATAACACAATAAGTTTATAATAATGCTAGTAACTAGGTACTAGGTACTAACCTGTTTTGTAGAAAGCAGAGTAGGCACATTATAAAGGTAATCAGAGCTATAGAACCAAATATAATTGTTTCTAGCCATTTAGCAAGTCTGTCAATAActacaatgttaaaaaatataataatgcaaataatcatactgttttttttttataattaacacATGAACATAAGTTTGAGGTTGTGATCTGGTACGAGGTTGGTGTAGGATAGATTAAAAtagccagtggcggatccagaacttttaataaggggggggggcgctccagcTAAGCttcacgaaaggggggggggctgaAAATAACCTTATAACTATACAAGTGTCATGTCAGTggggcatgtttttttttatttcctggaCTATAAACATACGGTAGTGGAATTCATTATAGTACATGTCTCGGCGTATTACTGTAATACATACAAAAATCGTTTTCTCCTCTGTCGTTTATAAAATATTCTTGCGTTTGGTCTATAATAGAAACAGAGAGTAAAGCGAGGCTTGCCGAATTTTTCTCCTCTTTCGTAGGGAAtacaaacagattttattttgtccGACACTGTACGAATATTGCTGGTTTTCTCTCCATCCTAATCgttcaatttgtttttgaataaaatCGACATGACCATAATGAGAACCATAAATTGAACTGTGAAAAATATATTGAACACAAATTTTCGATCGCAACAAAATAAGAGTACAAGGAGATAATAAACGTATATATAGAGAAGCAAAATGAAATGACATTTATAGCAATACGCACCTTCTTTACAGCCGGCATTGTCCCGTATGAGTGTACTGAGGCTCTTGGCAACTGTGTTTTCGTCTTTCAATTCAAATTGGTAAGTGGAATCGTAGGCTATGGTATTAGATATCACAGAACTAGACCCTTCTGTAATACTAATAATTCTTACAGAGCGTGATTTACAATATGCAACAACAGCATCAAGTTCAGCGTCTTTTACAGAGGTCATTGATGATATAACGACAAGATAGTTAACAGCTTTTGCACGACCGCCTGCACGAGAGGAAAACATTACCCTGCATGTTCGGTTCAGTGCGTTTTGGATATTTACTAACCCcacatttgtttgtcttttcatacTGTTTATTTTACTCTTTATAGTTGTTTTACTGTAAAAGTAGTCCATCTGGAATATTTGTCGGACAGTGTCGGCATAACAGCTGACACCAACATTAACACCCATCTCTTTGACATCGAGAATATTTAATGTTGCGTCTACTGTCCTCAAAGTTTTGTTGAACATTGCATCAGGAACTGCACTCGATTCGTCAAATAGAAATACAACATCTATTAAGCAGTCCGCTAAAAAGAATCAAAAACATACAGCTGTTAATATccattatatatatgttattaaccTAAACCGTAATTTCGTGACACCAGAAAACctttttgttttatgtaaaattataaatgtcattaaatgatatttcttttctctttttacaGTTTTATCACCAATCTTTGAATTTTGGAGTTTGTAAGCACCAACAGATTGTGATAAATCGAGACAAATCTCCTATTCGGTGATTATAcataattaaagttttttttttaatgtgtttgtttttgtttcttttaccttttcctgttttgttttgttttgttttgttttgttttgttttgttttgttttgttgttttgttttgttttgttttgttttgtttagttttgaAGGGGATGAGGATTATTATTGTCTCTGAGCTGCGGTATTAATttcccaaaacaaaaaaaatcaaattccgtgtttttgtatttatataaagatCAAATTATTAAACCACCTGGAAATGCTATTTGAATCATTAACCGTAAATCATTATAAGTATCaattataaaacagaagatgtggtatgattgccaagaagacaactcttcacagaagaccaaatgacacagaaattgacaactgTATCACCGAACAtcattcaacaatgagccaagcaCATACCGCGTAGTCATATATAAAAAGAccagaaattacaaatgtaaaacaatttaaacgagaaaactaacggcctagtttatgtataaatatatgaACGAAAACATAGTATGCAATACAGTAAcaaaacaacaaacgacaaccactgaattacaagctcctttAAACAGGCACttgcatacagaatgtggcgggtttaaacatgttatcgggataccaaccctcccctaaccttgaacagtggtgttacagtataACATttgaacgaactataaaaatccgtTGAGAAAGGCTTaccagatggatacaaatagaaatacatctaacgaAAAACAGTGTAAACGTAGCCAGGTACTTTCACATCACAACAAGAAAATGACACTAAGTACAGGTCTGAGAGTACACTCGCACTACTGACAGTTAGTTGAAAGCCAATTAcaacttttaaagaaaattatacatcTAAAACTAAACTATCATTCAGTAAACATCAAACATCCATttgaatttagtgtaaagacttcataaacagtcagagaaaacatgACCAAGTCCGGTTTTGGGTTATCTTCTATCTGGTAATAATACTTTTAACATCGAGGTAGAAAGGTGGGAAGCACGATGGGCTATAGCAGCGGGACACATTTCTGGTACTCTTGCAGAAAGTTTGGATTTGACCAATTTGATCTGTATCCAAACATTTACACTTGTTTGTTAATACCATTGACAATGCAAGCGACCACTGTCAACGCTTAACTCAGTGTCAGTGTCATGCGCCGAATTAAAACATGTCTGCTTTCTTAGATGACAACAGAACTACTTTCGAGTCTGTGTATCCTTCACACATACAAAGAGACGCCCATTGACATTGATAAAGTAATTGGCTGTTTTGCAACCAACAGGACAGGTGgctttgaattttgttttaagtCACTGGTGAGAGGTTGACTCTTTTAATAATTTATAACCACGCATAAGGTTTCAACTGCCTATCTACAACGTGAAATGTTCCCTAAACAGTTATCCTACtgagttaatattttttttaaataaaacaacaccatACATTACAGGAGTCTCCGGGAAAGAAACTGGTCCCCTGCAATGGGCTTTGTCCCGTGGACCCACTTGGGGATCTGAGTGGCATCCAGACCCTTTGTCGAATTGGGCTTCTCCATCGAGATATTTCCAACTATGCTACTAGAGAGTTTTAACAAATTgagatattgttttaaaaaatttgtttgGAATAGTTAATAAATAAACTATTTCGACCTGATGCATTCAGATGGTAAAAAATTTAACTAAGTTAAATTTTACCATCTGAATGCATCAGGTCGAAACATTTATTCACATTTTAATCTTATTTGAACTGTCCTGAAGCTATAGCAGTTTATACACAATCACACTCATACATCTCAAGCAATGGAAACTGATTACGTTCCTACACCCCagtgtataaaaaatatattcaaacgCATCAGCTATACAAAAGTGTTCTtaattaaaaataagaagatgtggtatgaattatAAACATCCGGGTTACATCTTGGGCATTAAATATTCACACAAATgacgaaatatttaattactaCATACATGCATATGGTTGTTGATGACAAAAGTGTTGTTGATTCGTTCAAATATGagagtttatatacatgtacatggtgTACTTATTTAGAagaatatttcttcattttataaattttaaagcagATTAGAGTgcaattaatatcaaaataaataattaattcatACCTTTCGGATATTGAATTGATGGTCCAACGGACAAAATTGCTATTAAGTAACAGTTCCAAATAAGACGCATCAtgttaaaatttgtcatttttcgCCTTTGTTTATGTATTCTTATATTTCATCACGATTTTCTGTGTGAACGACActgtttttaaactttaaatgtgTACCATTTACTTCAGAGATTTTAAAATAAGTCAGGCGTAACCACGTTTTAACAAAGAATGTTTAAAATCGATATAAGGTTATTAAACCATGTTACATAGCTGAAGGTTATATCGTGTTCTTTTAACTGAAATGTGAGAAATTTTCTTAGGAACAAAATCACACTTATTTGTCTAAATAACAgctttttaaaatacatgtactagtaattATTAGTGTAAGCTAATACCAAGTCTTTACGATTGCGGGTTCTAAATAAGTATTGTTGAATGAAGTTCAGTCTTCAGTCAGAACCAGCCTTTTAAACTGAAGCCTTCTGTtatttgaaagtgaaaaaaaattccACTCTGAAAGTTATTGTTTGTCATCGTTTCTGTTCCGTCATTGCAATTATGTTCTATAGACCTATAGATGGGTAACCATTGTTAAGGTATTGATATTAACGGCGGGGTTCCGTACCCATCAATTCGACGTCTATTACAAAATGTTACAGAATGTTCCTTCCATTCGGAACTTGTAACATGTAATTTTTCCATGTCAATGTCAATATAGACCCTCCTGCGGTATTATTTTCAACGCTGAACCAAATTGTCTAACGAGCTACTTCACCAATCTATAATAATTATACAACAAGAAAAGATATCACACATTATTTTCAGAGATTGGGTCCAGCAGTCTGTGCCTCTTCTTATATTTTACTTAAAGTCTTTCACTGGTCGGTcataaattgtcattttattgtttgaaatgtCTTGCGTATGTATGAATTCATATCAAGTTGTCACAAACTTGCATATTTTCAGAGTTactatgacaataaatatttgaatttaaattgaaGTTAAACTTATTATTATAATATcgaaatcatttaatttgtaatatTGGTCTTGTCTAAGTAATTTTATTGagatgtacattttttttataaagctttaTGTTTTTTGTAGTATCTATAAGTGTCGGTATATTTCCACAAAGTCGAAAATTTGCTTTTGGTATTAGTAGACAAAGCCACAGCTTTACATAGTTCTGAAGTTTTCTTACGTAATGAATAATTAACCCTTAAGTCTATAGAATTAGCGCCtattcataatataaaaatacaagcAACAGATTTTTGTTAAATTCTTTTGTTAATCCGTTAAGTGCTGATTGTACTAAAGCGAGTATTCTCAGGTAAGGGGCTTAGTCTGAGTTTTCTATCGTTGGCATCGGCAATTTCTGCAATTATATCGTAGAATAACGTCCAACAAAATgaatttatgatggtaagatACGGATACTGGAATTCGAACTAGACTTTCCTTGCTTCGTCAGATACGATTAAGACAAAAATATCGTGTTTAAGATCGAGCCATCTGAAGGCGGTCTTCCAAACGCAGTCAAGGTGAGGTTATCCATTCGAATATCATGATATGGCTGACCATTattcagtgtatgtaaagtgcggatcctaaaataccattttcactgtatatgtcatgcatttctgatgtagaatggtaaataaacagacgaaaaaattatgatttttgaataaaataaagaaatttgttCACATGTATTATGTTCAGTAATACATAATACAAGTTATACAAAGTAAGAGATGGGAACGGGTTTTTATCGCGCCGAGAGCCATCCatacgtgaaatatataccgaaatagATGAATATTTAGGACGTTTTACGAACAAATCGTGCAAGTGATTAAAACTAGCAGGAAAGATGTAGTTGCAAAAACATATTCattacaacacaattattaatgttgtatgATGTAGAATAGCTTTTGTTATTCAGTTTGTCCATATTGTATTGAATTCCACGATGATTCtatctttatgcgagtcatgtttactgttgaataatgatactttactttcattttcactgtagagcgattcattagtattgtatatgcggtgcattttcactgtatgaattttattaatttttatgcattaaattccAAATTCAGCCGATTTGCTTAAACAataattaaagtaagaaaaggatttgatagtgctgactttgagatgaaaagtttgattgaacactccaataaattcaatagaattaatatttatttcaaataaaacacatcgttgtcataatatactagtcaacaaaagaaacgatacacgactttgaaataaaattcatcaaaaagtattaaatataaaacaaaatgaaatacactATTTTAataagctttcatttgcaatgtatgcacatgtgataatgaaaatcaaaacttgtcggaaagtatctaaattTCCTGTAAACGACTATAGGGTGCAAATaagttttgcggaaagttgaataaaaaatcgacacgtaattttctaagtactaaataaaatttcaactttgttttaaaatattcaatatgctaatcaagttgtgtttcatgttgtaactaatgggttgaaatattgtttttcaaatttttgggaaaaaaagtgtttttttgaaatctcaaaaaatgcaaaaaaatttattttttatttttgtctcaaatcaatgctttggatatgaaaacaacacacagtaaattttgaacatttcggattagttttaagattgtgaccgctttttgaatatcactttacacatactgtctatggtaaatcagttgataatgtatacattttaacgatttctcgtggggccgaactttggtaaacaaataaacgaagaaattgtatgatttttaaaaacaaattgatggcaaacattgtctttacctttattctattctattctattctaccatatagtgaccgccttcaacagattgaagattatgtcacaggaggaaacttacaacaa
It includes:
- the LOC139511861 gene encoding cartilage matrix protein-like codes for the protein MTNFNMMRLIWNCYLIAILSVGPSIQYPKADCLIDVVFLFDESSAVPDAMFNKTLRTVDATLNILDVKEMGVNVGVSCYADTVRQIFQMDYFYSKTTIKSKINSMKRQTNVGLVNIQNALNRTCRVMFSSRAGGRAKAVNYLVVISSMTSVKDAELDAVVAYCKSRSVRIISITEGSSSVISNTIAYDSTYQFELKDENTVAKSLSTLIRDNAGCKEVIDRLAKWLETIIFGSIALITFIMCLLCFLQNRYVNRMKAAQEKYNVPEKKT